Within Streptomyces sp. SS1-1, the genomic segment GCGTGGCGGACCGTCCAGTGCCCGTCCTCGTGCCGGTCGGCGTCGAGGCCGTGCCGGGCGAGCAGCGACTCCAGTGCCTCGGCGTCACTGCTGCGGATCCGGACGCGTGGCTCCACGCGCGCGGTGATGAAGTCCCGCATCGGGGTGTCGGCCAGCAGCCGGCCGCGGCCCAGGACCACCAGGTGGTCGGCGAACGTCGCGGTCTCGTTCATGAGATGGCTGGAGACGAGGACCGTACGGCCCTCCTCCGCGAGGCGGCGCAGCAGTGTGCGGATCCAGACGATGCCCTCCGGGTCGAGGCCGTTGGACGGCTCGTCGAGCAGTACGACCTCGGGGTCGCCGAGGAGCGCCGCCGCGATGCCGAGCCGCTGGCGCATCCCCAGGGAGTACGTCCTCACCCTGCGCCGCGCCACCGAGGTGAGTCCCGTCCGCGCCAGCACCTCGTCGGCCCGGGACACCGGGATGCGGTTGCTCGCGGCGAGGACGCGCAGATGGTCGCGTCCGGTGCGGGAGCCGTGCGCCGCCCCGGCGTCGAGCAGGGCACCGACCGTGCGCAGGGGTTCCTTGAGGGTGGCGTAGGGGCGGCCGCCGACCGTGGCCGTCCCGGACGTGGGCCGGTCGAGGCCGAGCACGAGCCGCAGGGTGGTGGACTTCCCGGCGCCATTGGGGCCGAGGAAGCCGGTGACACGGCCGGGGAGGACGGTGAAGGTCAGGTCGTCCACGGCGCGCCTGCCGCCGTACTCCTTGGTGAGGGCCTGGACTTCGATGCTGGTCATGGCCTCAGCCTGACCGGTGAGGGCGGGCCGGGGCCTCCCCCGCGGGTGGAGAGCGTCTCCCCCGTGCGGGGGAGGTCCGTTGTCGGTGGTGCCTGGCACGATGGCGCGATGGTCCGTCTGCTGCGCCCGTTCGGCCGGGCGGTGACGTACACACGGCTGCTGCACCTGTTCGTGACCGTCGTGTGGCCGGCGATGCTGATCTTCATCAGGGAGGAGTGGTGGATCTGGCTGGTGGCCGCCGTCGCGCTCGTCCCCGCGGGGCTGGTGCCGGCCATGCGCACGGTCGAAGGGCTGCAGGCCCGGCTGTTGCTGACCGGGCAGCGCCATGACAGCGACAGTGCGGGGATCGTCGTCGCCCCGTCCGCGACCTGGGCGGACCGGTGGCGGCTCGTGCTGTGGCTGCAGGCACGGTTCGTCCTCGGGTGTGCCTCGATCGTGCTGATCGCCCAACTGCTGTTCGCCGTCTCGGATCTGGTGTCGGGGGGCGGGGTCGTGCCGCCGTTCGGTCCGGTGCTCGCGTGGCGGATCGCGCTGGTGCCCGTACTGCTCGCGGTGCTGGCGGCGACCGTGTGGGGCGCGGGCCGGCTGATCACGGCCCTGGCGGTGCGACTACTCGGGCCGTCCCCCGCCGAGCGGCTGGCCGCCCTGGAGGAGCGCACCGATCAGCTGCTGGAGCGCACCCGGATCGCCCGGGAGCTGCACGACTCGATCGGGCACGCGCTGACCGTGGCCGTCCTCCAGGCCGGCGCGGCCCGCGCGGCGGACGATCCGGCGTTCACGCGGCGGGCGTTGGACGCCATCGAGGAGACGGGACGGGCCGCCCTGGAGGACCTGGAGCGCGTCCTGGGCGTCCTGCGGGAGTCCGGTACACCCGCCGGCTCCCGGCCGACGCTGACGGACGCCGGCCGTCTGCTGGAGTCGGCACGGGCGTCCGGCGCCGAGGTGGACGCGGATCTGGCGGGGCCTCTGGAGGGCGTGCCGGGGCCGGTCTCCCGGGAGGGCTACCGCATCCTGCAGGAGTCGCTGACGAATGTGCTGCGGCACGCGGGGCCCGTGCCGGCCCGGGTCCGTGTCAGCGTCGAGGGCGCCGTCCTCCGTCTCGACGTACGCAATCCCCTGCCCGCCGAGCCACCGGAGCCGGGACGAGGCAGCGGTCTGCGGGGCATACGCGAGCGCGCCGCCCTGCTGGGCGGCCACGCAAGCGCCGGGCCCGTCGGGGACGACTGGCGGGTGCGGGTGGAGCTGCCGGTGAGGTGATCTAGCCTGTCGGCATGCCGGTCAGCGTGCTCCTCGTCGACGACGAACCCCTCGTACGGGCGGGCCTGCGGGCCGTACTGGAGGCGCAGGGCGACATCGAGGTCGTCGGGGAGGCCGCCGACGGGGCGGCGGTGATCCCGCTGGTGCGCCGGCTGCGCCCGGACGTCGTCGCGATGGACGTACGGATGCCGCTGCTGGACGGCATCGAGGCCACGCGCGCGGTGCTGCGCACGGTCGCCGAGCCGCCGAAGATCGTCGTGATCACCACCTTCGAGAACGACGAGTACGTCTACGAGGCGCTGCGCGCCGGAGCGGACGGCTTCCTGCTGAAGCGGGCCCGCCCGGCGGAGATCGTGCACGCGGTGCGGCTGGTCGCCGCGGGCGAGTCGCTGCTGTTCCCCGCCTCGGTACGGCGGTTGGCGGCGCGCTACGGGGACGACGGCGGCAACCGTGCGGCGCGCGCGGTGCTGGAGCGGGCCCGGCTGACGGACCGGGAGGCCGAGGTTCTGCGGCTGATGACGCGTGGGCTGTCGAACGCCGAGATCGCCGAGCGGCTCGTCGTGGGCACCGAGACGGTCAAGTCGCATGTGAGCGCGGTGCTGGCGAAGCTGGGGGCGCGCGACCGCACACAGGCGGTGATCACGGCGTACGAGTCGGGGTTCGTCGCGCCGGGGTGAGACGACCGGGGCGGCGGGCGGCCCGCGTTCGGTGTGACGCCCGGCACTCGCAGGGGTGGGCGCCCGACGAGTAGCATCCGCCCCACACGCGCACGAGCTGGGAGGACGGACCTTTGGGGCAGCTGACCGGTGGGGATCCCTCGCTGCTGCGAAGGATCAACTCCGCGGTGGTGCTGCACGCGCTGCGTGCCACGGATGCCGCCACGCTGACGGAGATCACCCGGGTGACGGGGCTGTCCCGGCCCACCGTCGAGGGGGTCGTCGAGGGGCTGATCGAAGCGGGGCTGGTCGTCGAGAAGGCGGCCGACG encodes:
- a CDS encoding histidine kinase produces the protein MVRLLRPFGRAVTYTRLLHLFVTVVWPAMLIFIREEWWIWLVAAVALVPAGLVPAMRTVEGLQARLLLTGQRHDSDSAGIVVAPSATWADRWRLVLWLQARFVLGCASIVLIAQLLFAVSDLVSGGGVVPPFGPVLAWRIALVPVLLAVLAATVWGAGRLITALAVRLLGPSPAERLAALEERTDQLLERTRIARELHDSIGHALTVAVLQAGAARAADDPAFTRRALDAIEETGRAALEDLERVLGVLRESGTPAGSRPTLTDAGRLLESARASGAEVDADLAGPLEGVPGPVSREGYRILQESLTNVLRHAGPVPARVRVSVEGAVLRLDVRNPLPAEPPEPGRGSGLRGIRERAALLGGHASAGPVGDDWRVRVELPVR
- a CDS encoding ABC transporter ATP-binding protein, coding for MTSIEVQALTKEYGGRRAVDDLTFTVLPGRVTGFLGPNGAGKSTTLRLVLGLDRPTSGTATVGGRPYATLKEPLRTVGALLDAGAAHGSRTGRDHLRVLAASNRIPVSRADEVLARTGLTSVARRRVRTYSLGMRQRLGIAAALLGDPEVVLLDEPSNGLDPEGIVWIRTLLRRLAEEGRTVLVSSHLMNETATFADHLVVLGRGRLLADTPMRDFITARVEPRVRIRSSDAEALESLLARHGLDADRHEDGHWTVRHAQVDDVGRLASQAGVPLLELAAEEGTLEEAYLDLTSEATEFTAQPQEV
- a CDS encoding response regulator transcription factor; protein product: MPVSVLLVDDEPLVRAGLRAVLEAQGDIEVVGEAADGAAVIPLVRRLRPDVVAMDVRMPLLDGIEATRAVLRTVAEPPKIVVITTFENDEYVYEALRAGADGFLLKRARPAEIVHAVRLVAAGESLLFPASVRRLAARYGDDGGNRAARAVLERARLTDREAEVLRLMTRGLSNAEIAERLVVGTETVKSHVSAVLAKLGARDRTQAVITAYESGFVAPG